In a genomic window of Candidatus Bathyarchaeota archaeon:
- a CDS encoding SemiSWEET transporter has translation MGTTEVITILGLAAAVFSTISLLPQILKVWKTKSAKDVSSGMFRLFCGGVILWFTYGIIVKDLPIIMANAAAFAQSVTMLAFKTKFK, from the coding sequence ATGGGGACGACAGAAGTCATCACAATATTGGGTTTAGCAGCGGCGGTTTTCTCAACAATTTCGCTGCTTCCACAAATCCTCAAAGTCTGGAAAACAAAATCAGCCAAGGATGTTTCCTCAGGGATGTTTAGACTCTTCTGCGGAGGAGTAATCCTATGGTTTACCTACGGAATAATCGTAAAAGATTTACCAATCATAATGGCAAATGCGGCAGCGTTTGCGCAATCAGTCACGATGCTGGCATTTAAAACGAAATTCAAGTAG
- a CDS encoding UPF0175 family protein yields the protein MDKHSLPAIDDLSLTQKISILLLGGNCSEQLKGKLWFQKELFLIAQNLPELEEETDFEADFIGPYSEIADEELDHLRIEGIVDRTKEKLTPIGEKIRERVDLEFSEDIKKFITEIKTFLNDLSRDELLGFIYYTYPKMRVESVEFERISKIRKEIAICLFRKSKVSLGKAAQIAGVIQEDFINLLHLNGIKVYSA from the coding sequence ATGGACAAGCATAGTCTCCCTGCCATAGACGACCTTTCGTTAACTCAAAAAATCAGTATACTTCTTCTGGGAGGCAATTGTTCAGAACAGCTTAAGGGCAAACTGTGGTTTCAAAAGGAGTTATTTCTAATCGCGCAGAATCTTCCAGAACTTGAAGAAGAAACTGATTTTGAGGCAGATTTCATTGGCCCTTATAGTGAAATAGCTGATGAAGAGTTAGATCATCTACGGATAGAAGGCATTGTTGATAGAACTAAAGAGAAACTAACCCCTATAGGCGAGAAAATCAGGGAGCGCGTAGACCTAGAATTCTCTGAGGATATAAAGAAATTTATTACTGAAATCAAAACATTTTTGAACGATCTGTCGAGAGACGAATTGCTCGGTTTTATCTACTATACATATCCGAAAATGAGAGTTGAGTCAGTTGAATTTGAGCGTATTTCAAAAATTCGTAAGGAAATTGCAATTTGCCTATTTAGAAAAAGCAAAGTTAGTCTTGGTAAAGCTGCCCAAATAGCTGGTGTTATACAGGAAGATTTCATTAATTTACTCCACCTTAACGGCATAAAGGTTTACTCGGCGTGA
- a CDS encoding Lrp/AsnC family transcriptional regulator, translating into MDNLDKRILWDLLRDGRKSFTAIAKENDVSEDTIWKRYKEMQKKGIITGATIQYNYRLFGYSAVAAVRLNVESQNIDPVLDSLQSWPFIGMGAKVLDSLNLWPQTGEGAKGVSRLFGTPYTISVFVIFKSLGALEKVKEIISKQHPINGFDTNLWVDTRAIPEKIINYSPPQSEEDKNSKETADPQHYELLKLDDWDMKIVEKLSEDGRIPFGKIAKEIGISTDTVTRRYERLKKNNYIRSVLQIDPQKLGYQGYLLILIELSMKGYINEMVDELSKVSGVHDIIRLSGVFDLEIVVHVKDCYDIASIHKDIEKIPYIKRIETCFGQVYNIWPPRRTPITTF; encoded by the coding sequence ATGGATAACCTGGACAAGCGTATACTATGGGACCTCCTAAGGGACGGAAGAAAAAGCTTCACAGCCATCGCTAAAGAAAACGACGTCTCCGAGGACACCATCTGGAAACGCTACAAAGAAATGCAGAAAAAAGGCATAATCACAGGAGCCACCATACAATACAATTACAGGCTTTTCGGCTACTCAGCAGTAGCTGCAGTCCGCCTAAATGTAGAATCACAAAATATAGACCCAGTTTTAGACTCCCTTCAAAGTTGGCCCTTCATCGGTATGGGCGCAAAGGTTTTAGACTCACTCAACCTTTGGCCTCAAACCGGAGAAGGCGCAAAAGGGGTATCTCGACTCTTCGGAACCCCGTACACCATAAGCGTCTTTGTTATCTTCAAATCTTTAGGCGCATTAGAAAAAGTCAAAGAAATAATCTCAAAGCAGCACCCCATCAATGGATTCGACACGAACCTCTGGGTGGACACCAGAGCCATCCCCGAAAAAATCATCAACTATTCCCCCCCACAATCTGAAGAGGACAAAAATTCCAAAGAAACAGCCGACCCCCAACATTATGAATTGTTAAAGCTCGACGACTGGGATATGAAAATAGTTGAAAAATTAAGCGAAGACGGACGGATACCATTCGGAAAAATCGCAAAAGAAATAGGAATTTCCACAGATACCGTAACTCGAAGATACGAGCGGCTTAAAAAGAACAATTACATTCGATCCGTTTTGCAAATTGACCCCCAGAAATTGGGCTACCAAGGCTACCTCTTAATCCTAATCGAATTGTCAATGAAAGGCTACATCAACGAAATGGTGGATGAACTCTCCAAAGTATCAGGAGTCCACGACATCATCAGGTTAAGCGGCGTCTTTGATTTGGAAATTGTGGTTCACGTCAAAGACTGCTACGACATAGCAAGCATCCACAAAGATATAGAAAAAATTCCCTACATCAAGAGAATCGAAACCTGTTTTGGACAGGTCTACAATATTTGGCCACCTAGACGCACGCCAATAACCACCTTCTAA
- a CDS encoding MFS transporter: protein MNSSVFGDGNRSIWISAVLPFNIALGPISTMVQLLILNLNGTVLEVGLAVTLFNAVSIPAALFWGFVVDRFQRRKRFVLLSFLVTPLLLVLFLFAQTTYMVSFLYALISIAITASTTPLNLLVMETEHKPKWASAFAAFSMISSIGQTVGLGLGMVWSLYVPIEYLVIPLAVFSLASTVLAAFLIKEPPMVFERQMLVMDKQSFFHRLSHSPYLFLKVPSKNDFKRIFRKMPQGLIRYTTLLYLAMFGFFLSSGIFNTAMVPLLNSNGLSALLIFAVLIIGMVVQIVCFRFAGSYTENKSPMKSAIEGLVLRAVALGLIGLSAYLLTGVWLIIPALLLYPLVVGVSYSVYYTASNTMVFNTLSPRRNGSSLGVYSALAGAATMLGSFAAGFLAFYLGFPVTFMISAACLIVSVWLLTLTRNPKVSINLSTQEN from the coding sequence TTGAATTCAAGCGTTTTCGGAGACGGCAATAGGTCCATCTGGATTAGCGCGGTTCTGCCTTTCAACATCGCGTTGGGTCCCATTTCAACTATGGTTCAGTTGCTGATTTTAAACCTCAACGGCACAGTATTGGAGGTTGGCTTGGCAGTTACCCTCTTTAACGCAGTCAGCATCCCCGCCGCGTTATTCTGGGGGTTTGTCGTAGACCGATTTCAGCGCCGAAAACGCTTCGTACTGCTAAGTTTTCTGGTAACCCCCCTGCTTCTGGTGCTATTTCTGTTTGCCCAAACAACCTACATGGTTTCCTTCCTCTACGCTTTAATCTCCATTGCCATAACCGCTTCAACCACCCCGCTTAACTTGCTGGTTATGGAAACTGAGCATAAGCCTAAGTGGGCTTCAGCATTCGCCGCCTTCTCAATGATTTCAAGCATCGGACAAACCGTTGGATTGGGACTGGGGATGGTGTGGTCGCTTTATGTTCCCATAGAGTATCTGGTGATTCCGCTGGCTGTTTTCTCCTTAGCTTCCACGGTGTTGGCGGCTTTTCTAATCAAGGAACCCCCGATGGTGTTTGAACGCCAAATGCTAGTTATGGACAAGCAGAGTTTCTTTCATAGGCTCAGCCACTCGCCCTACTTGTTCCTAAAAGTTCCCAGCAAAAATGATTTCAAACGCATCTTCCGTAAAATGCCCCAAGGACTAATCCGCTACACTACCCTGCTCTATCTTGCAATGTTTGGTTTCTTCCTCTCATCAGGCATCTTTAACACCGCGATGGTTCCGCTTTTAAACTCAAATGGTTTATCAGCTCTGCTGATTTTCGCGGTATTGATAATTGGCATGGTTGTGCAGATTGTTTGTTTCCGATTTGCAGGTTCCTATACAGAAAATAAGTCACCAATGAAAAGCGCCATAGAAGGTCTTGTGCTGCGAGCCGTCGCCTTGGGGCTAATAGGACTCTCGGCTTACTTGTTGACTGGGGTTTGGTTGATAATTCCAGCGTTACTTCTCTATCCGCTTGTCGTTGGAGTTTCCTACTCAGTATATTACACGGCGTCTAACACCATGGTGTTTAACACGCTTAGCCCCAGACGCAACGGGTCATCGCTGGGGGTTTACAGCGCGTTGGCGGGCGCCGCAACGATGTTAGGGTCTTTTGCCGCGGGGTTTTTAGCCTTCTACTTAGGCTTCCCCGTCACATTCATGATTTCGGCAGCGTGCCTAATAGTTTCGGTGTGGCTGCTGACATTAACGCGAAATCCAAAAGTAAGCATCAACCTCTCAACACAAGAGAATTAA
- a CDS encoding HAD-IA family hydrolase, whose amino-acid sequence MLFKSKSVEGAIFDMDGTMFDTERLRLKMLKQASKEIYGTEISDQILYDSFGVSAVTAEKIAKKVYGQNYPYKQIRARADELERSYVREYGVPVKDGLYNLLERLKKTGVLIALATSSRREIAEEYLLNAKVQRFFDIMVCGEEVEKGKPDPEIFLKAASELNCEPGSCVIFEDSQNGLLAASAAGGIPIFIKDIKEPDPEVKALAFNSYEKMTDFLEELIAQMPKMHPPALNEHFPQSIGYHVAGIHGFGAIGGGYLAQIFSHWDGYTRPREIIGATNNSLMRQLVNALGKYRVKYESLAYFQTISHVAIIDMDEEAQMIEMYKKSQIIGLSLPEQAIRTQSKLIGKALLERHKCTGENLTILIVMNKVNSAKFVKNHVENAIKHIAGEELAKEIMKKTYFSETVVNRMVAKIPDDQVLAKIQNELQWMHKTIVAYQGKMKEIFEFSETYLEDMDSTKQNEPAKIENKAIYQTINIADNVTVVTQFAEELSKLNVTLFSSEPDMPIYASKGSPLLERLRQVVTVENIKTMQEIKNKLSNGTHAIIAWYSAILGYKTIGQGMGDYRVSKLAESIIKNEIKPALLAENPHAKPYINAIASNFIKRCRASFKDECIRVGRDPMRKLHAGERVIGSIHLARKHGLETIGLEFGAACAIMYSVLAIDKKDVEAQKIKQLYEKQNSVEDVLSYCGEYNKAKYVGLSQKEDRELILRIQEQFDNLKRQLEENKTINNS is encoded by the coding sequence ATGCTTTTTAAAAGTAAATCCGTAGAAGGCGCCATTTTTGACATGGATGGCACAATGTTTGACACAGAAAGGCTACGCCTTAAAATGTTAAAGCAAGCCTCCAAAGAAATCTACGGAACCGAAATCTCAGACCAAATCCTCTATGACTCCTTCGGGGTAAGCGCTGTAACCGCAGAAAAAATCGCGAAAAAAGTCTACGGACAAAATTACCCCTATAAACAAATTCGAGCCCGCGCAGACGAACTTGAAAGAAGCTACGTAAGGGAATACGGCGTACCCGTCAAAGACGGCCTCTACAACCTGCTTGAACGTCTCAAGAAAACAGGTGTCCTCATAGCGTTGGCAACGTCTAGCCGCAGGGAAATCGCGGAAGAATATCTCCTAAACGCGAAGGTGCAGCGGTTTTTTGACATAATGGTCTGTGGCGAAGAAGTAGAGAAAGGAAAGCCTGACCCAGAGATATTTCTTAAAGCTGCAAGTGAATTAAACTGTGAACCCGGCAGCTGCGTTATCTTTGAAGACTCCCAAAACGGCCTCTTAGCAGCAAGCGCGGCGGGCGGAATACCCATATTCATTAAAGACATAAAGGAACCTGACCCTGAAGTCAAAGCCCTTGCGTTTAATTCATATGAAAAAATGACGGATTTTCTCGAAGAACTCATCGCTCAGATGCCTAAAATGCATCCGCCCGCGCTCAACGAGCATTTTCCCCAGAGCATAGGCTACCACGTTGCGGGTATTCATGGGTTTGGCGCGATAGGAGGCGGATATTTAGCACAGATTTTTTCGCATTGGGACGGATACACTCGACCTCGAGAAATAATTGGAGCCACAAACAATAGCCTCATGCGCCAACTAGTTAACGCCCTGGGAAAATATCGAGTGAAATACGAGAGCTTAGCGTACTTCCAGACGATAAGTCACGTAGCCATCATTGACATGGATGAAGAAGCCCAGATGATTGAGATGTACAAGAAATCTCAGATAATCGGACTATCTCTCCCCGAACAGGCGATTCGCACACAATCAAAGTTAATCGGCAAGGCTCTATTAGAAAGACACAAATGCACAGGCGAAAACCTCACCATACTTATCGTCATGAACAAGGTTAACTCAGCCAAATTCGTAAAAAACCACGTTGAAAACGCCATCAAACACATCGCAGGCGAAGAGTTAGCCAAAGAAATTATGAAAAAAACGTATTTCAGCGAAACCGTCGTTAACCGCATGGTCGCGAAAATCCCCGATGACCAAGTTCTCGCGAAGATACAAAACGAATTACAGTGGATGCATAAAACCATCGTTGCTTATCAGGGAAAAATGAAGGAGATTTTCGAGTTCTCAGAAACCTACCTAGAAGACATGGATTCCACAAAACAGAACGAGCCAGCCAAAATCGAGAACAAAGCAATTTATCAAACAATTAACATCGCGGACAATGTCACGGTTGTAACACAATTCGCAGAAGAACTCTCAAAACTAAACGTTACCCTGTTTAGCAGCGAACCAGACATGCCAATTTATGCCAGCAAAGGCAGCCCGCTACTGGAACGACTAAGACAAGTAGTGACTGTTGAGAACATAAAAACTATGCAGGAAATCAAAAACAAACTCTCAAACGGAACCCACGCTATAATTGCTTGGTACTCCGCGATTCTGGGATACAAAACCATCGGTCAAGGCATGGGTGACTACAGAGTCTCAAAACTCGCTGAGAGCATAATCAAAAACGAAATCAAACCTGCCCTTTTAGCAGAGAACCCTCATGCCAAACCCTACATTAACGCGATAGCTTCAAACTTTATCAAACGCTGCCGCGCCTCCTTCAAAGACGAATGCATACGCGTAGGAAGAGACCCTATGAGAAAACTTCACGCGGGAGAACGTGTAATCGGCTCAATCCACCTTGCTCGAAAACACGGCTTAGAAACCATAGGGTTAGAGTTTGGAGCCGCCTGTGCAATCATGTACTCCGTGTTAGCCATTGACAAAAAAGATGTCGAAGCTCAAAAAATCAAACAACTCTACGAAAAACAAAACTCCGTCGAAGACGTCCTATCCTACTGCGGAGAATACAACAAAGCCAAATACGTTGGTCTGTCACAAAAAGAAGACCGCGAACTAATTCTGCGCATCCAAGAACAGTTTGACAACCTAAAACGGCAGCTAGAGGAAAACAAAACAATTAACAACAGCTAA
- a CDS encoding PQQ-like beta-propeller repeat protein: MILLIAFSTIAASISFADAHDPAWQIQPYLYITATPNPVGVGQQATVVFWLNYIPPTAMGSAGDRWIFYLDITKPDNTTETVGPLTSDSVGGSYYLFTPEQIGKYSFTARFGPQVLTGSNGTGIPNTSSLYGGTNAYLNDTFLSASGTTSIVVQEEQLPTIPTYPLPTDYWTRPIEGQNEEWYTIASNWLGFQQAVRYQADGTAPNSAHIMWTKTLIDGGVVGGTNTGTDGITYYDGTAYEGRFGNPLVINGRLYYAVPRSDAVSGVFGSTTPDNGYACVDLRTGEVLYTVNATMPKFGQLYDYESFNQHGVIPNGYLWSVSGSTWTAYDSLTGNWLFTLTNVPSGAGSSLGVTTIYGSRGEILYYQLNNAQHFLALWNNTAASGETAATSPADTTSTGANQWRPVGKTINASLAYSWNVTIPTLPGTPSIVKVIPDDMIIGTSSTFANLLSWGTPDPWTMWAISLKPESMGQLLWLKNYTAPTGNQTLYLGPVDATTRTFTVWSRDGLTVSGYSIDNGAKLWTSEPEDAWGFYSTGFSVADGLLYHSGYGTIYCYDLTDGSTVWNFSAPSGLATPYTNYPLGIQTVADGKVFVGAVEHSRNAPYWKDSKVFALNATTGDVVWSLDASTPSGALGLGQETNGFAIADGYYSYLNLYDMQIYTIGKGPSQTSITASPKVSVQGSSVLIEGTVIDLATGTTQNEQAARFPTGVPAVSDESMSDWMQYVYMQKPMPTDVTGVNVQLAVIDANGNYRSIGEATSDANGHYSYQWCPDITGKYTIIATFAGTESYYPSHSETAVAVDEPAPTTTPTPAPVSIADEYFIPAVVGIIVIIAIGFAMTILVLKKRP; this comes from the coding sequence TTGATTCTATTGATCGCTTTCTCAACCATCGCAGCCTCCATCTCCTTCGCAGACGCTCACGATCCAGCATGGCAAATACAACCATACCTATACATCACTGCCACTCCAAACCCAGTCGGTGTCGGCCAACAAGCCACAGTCGTTTTCTGGCTTAACTACATCCCACCAACTGCAATGGGCAGCGCAGGTGACAGATGGATCTTCTACCTCGACATCACCAAACCAGACAACACAACCGAAACCGTCGGTCCACTTACCTCCGACTCAGTCGGCGGAAGCTACTACCTCTTCACCCCAGAGCAAATCGGCAAATACTCATTCACAGCACGCTTCGGTCCACAAGTATTAACCGGAAGCAACGGAACAGGCATACCCAACACCTCCTCTCTCTACGGCGGCACCAACGCTTACTTAAACGACACATTCCTATCTGCAAGCGGCACAACCTCAATCGTCGTCCAAGAAGAACAACTTCCTACCATTCCAACCTACCCACTTCCAACCGACTACTGGACACGCCCCATTGAAGGACAGAACGAAGAATGGTACACCATTGCATCAAACTGGCTCGGCTTCCAACAAGCAGTAAGATACCAAGCAGACGGAACAGCCCCCAACAGCGCCCACATCATGTGGACTAAAACACTCATTGATGGCGGTGTTGTCGGCGGAACCAACACTGGCACAGACGGTATCACTTACTACGACGGAACAGCATACGAAGGCAGATTCGGCAACCCACTCGTCATTAACGGACGACTCTACTATGCAGTACCAAGAAGTGACGCAGTATCTGGCGTTTTCGGCAGCACAACTCCAGACAACGGATATGCATGCGTTGACCTACGAACAGGCGAAGTCCTATACACAGTAAATGCAACCATGCCCAAATTTGGCCAACTCTACGATTACGAATCATTCAACCAACACGGTGTTATCCCCAACGGCTACCTCTGGAGTGTCTCTGGAAGTACCTGGACAGCATATGATTCCTTAACCGGCAACTGGCTATTTACTCTCACCAACGTACCCAGCGGCGCAGGTTCATCACTAGGCGTTACAACAATCTATGGTTCTAGAGGCGAAATTCTCTACTACCAACTAAACAATGCACAACACTTTCTAGCACTCTGGAACAACACTGCAGCAAGTGGCGAAACAGCAGCAACTAGCCCAGCAGACACAACCAGCACAGGCGCAAACCAATGGCGACCAGTCGGCAAGACCATCAACGCAAGCCTAGCATACTCATGGAACGTAACCATACCCACCCTACCCGGAACACCTTCAATCGTCAAAGTTATCCCTGACGACATGATCATTGGCACAAGCTCCACTTTCGCAAACCTACTTAGCTGGGGCACACCTGATCCCTGGACTATGTGGGCAATCAGCCTCAAACCAGAAAGCATGGGTCAACTCTTATGGCTAAAGAACTACACTGCACCCACTGGCAACCAAACCCTCTACTTAGGTCCAGTTGATGCAACAACCCGCACCTTCACCGTATGGTCAAGAGACGGCTTAACCGTTTCAGGCTACAGCATTGACAACGGCGCCAAACTATGGACCTCCGAACCAGAAGATGCTTGGGGCTTCTACAGCACCGGCTTCTCTGTTGCAGACGGTCTACTCTACCACAGCGGCTACGGCACAATCTACTGCTATGACCTCACAGACGGCTCAACCGTTTGGAACTTCAGCGCACCCAGCGGCCTTGCAACACCCTACACCAACTACCCACTCGGTATCCAAACTGTCGCTGACGGCAAAGTCTTCGTAGGCGCAGTTGAACACTCACGCAACGCACCCTACTGGAAAGACTCCAAAGTATTCGCTCTAAACGCAACCACCGGCGACGTAGTCTGGTCACTCGATGCATCTACACCTTCAGGCGCTCTTGGTCTAGGCCAAGAAACAAACGGCTTCGCAATCGCAGACGGTTACTACTCATACCTCAACCTCTACGACATGCAAATATACACCATCGGCAAAGGCCCAAGCCAAACTTCAATCACTGCATCACCTAAAGTATCAGTACAAGGCAGCAGTGTACTCATCGAAGGCACAGTCATCGACTTAGCTACCGGCACAACACAAAATGAACAAGCAGCAAGATTCCCAACTGGCGTTCCAGCAGTCTCTGACGAAAGCATGAGCGACTGGATGCAATACGTCTACATGCAAAAACCCATGCCAACCGATGTCACTGGTGTTAATGTCCAATTAGCAGTCATTGACGCTAACGGCAACTACCGCAGCATCGGCGAAGCAACAAGCGACGCAAACGGCCACTACAGCTACCAATGGTGCCCAGACATCACAGGCAAATACACAATCATTGCAACCTTCGCAGGCACTGAATCATACTATCCATCACACTCTGAAACTGCAGTCGCAGTCGACGAACCAGCACCAACCACAACACCAACACCAGCACCAGTCTCAATCGCTGACGAATACTTCATCCCCGCAGTCGTAGGCATAATCGTCATCATAGCAATCGGCTTTGCAATGACGATCCTTGTCCTCAAAAAACGCCCATAA
- a CDS encoding CBS domain-containing protein: MPAVKDIMTKDVVTIETSKTVFEAAELMAKSGLGCLIVVIQAFPVGIITERDIVRRIVAKRASLDLKVTEVMTKSLITIDPDTSLREAARVMSTNKIRRLPVLKNNKLVGIVVASDFVRNVGKKTTTEEILDALGRYPTGPVT; encoded by the coding sequence ATGCCCGCAGTTAAAGACATCATGACCAAAGATGTAGTCACCATCGAAACCAGCAAAACCGTCTTTGAAGCCGCCGAACTCATGGCAAAAAGCGGATTAGGCTGCCTAATCGTAGTCATCCAAGCCTTCCCCGTCGGAATAATCACCGAACGCGACATAGTCCGCAGAATCGTAGCCAAACGCGCCTCACTCGACCTCAAAGTAACCGAAGTCATGACCAAAAGCCTCATCACCATCGACCCCGACACATCCCTCCGAGAAGCCGCACGCGTCATGTCCACCAACAAAATCCGCCGCCTCCCCGTCCTAAAAAACAACAAACTCGTCGGCATCGTAGTCGCCTCAGACTTCGTCCGAAACGTCGGCAAAAAAACCACCACCGAAGAAATCCTCGACGCCCTAGGCCGCTACCCCACCGGACCCGTCACCTAA
- a CDS encoding alcohol dehydrogenase catalytic domain-containing protein, whose product MKAQLLTRIDKIENHPLIYTTVPNPVPTSDQVLVKIKACGVCYSNLHMIEGELKAFGVPAKLPIIPGHEITGVVEEVGCDVTEFAPGDRVGMQVLWHTDGTCEFCLTGRENLCLKRQTTGETVDGGYAEYVVAPAAFVYRLPNNLGFEESASLFCPGVTAYHAVQRANVRIGQKVAVIGIGGVGHMTLQFAKLAGAETIAVDTSEEKLRLAQDIGSDHALTSAELDQFILDHGRPDIVMVHAPSQRAVDQAMRVVKRGGTVLMGVFGNISVQFPEEHSIIGSVIGTREAMIETLRLASMGKIRVDWNVYRLSEAEDVLIRLKQGKIVGRAVLVP is encoded by the coding sequence ATGAAAGCCCAACTCTTAACCCGAATTGACAAAATCGAAAACCACCCCCTCATCTACACCACCGTCCCCAATCCCGTCCCCACATCTGATCAGGTGCTTGTAAAAATCAAAGCCTGCGGGGTCTGTTACAGCAATCTGCACATGATCGAGGGCGAGCTCAAGGCGTTTGGGGTTCCCGCAAAGTTGCCCATTATTCCGGGGCATGAAATCACTGGGGTGGTGGAGGAGGTTGGTTGTGACGTGACGGAGTTTGCGCCGGGCGATCGGGTGGGGATGCAGGTTTTGTGGCATACGGATGGGACTTGCGAGTTTTGTCTTACGGGACGCGAGAACCTTTGCCTCAAACGCCAAACCACTGGCGAGACCGTTGATGGGGGTTATGCTGAGTATGTGGTGGCGCCGGCTGCGTTTGTGTATCGGTTGCCCAACAATTTGGGGTTTGAGGAGAGTGCGTCGTTGTTTTGTCCGGGGGTTACGGCGTATCATGCTGTGCAGCGGGCTAATGTGCGTATTGGGCAGAAGGTGGCGGTTATTGGCATCGGCGGTGTGGGGCACATGACGCTGCAGTTTGCCAAGTTGGCGGGCGCGGAGACGATTGCGGTGGATACGTCGGAGGAGAAGTTGCGGCTGGCACAAGACATTGGTAGCGACCACGCCTTGACCTCCGCAGAGTTGGATCAATTCATCCTTGACCACGGACGCCCGGACATCGTCATGGTACACGCACCCAGCCAACGCGCGGTAGACCAAGCCATGCGGGTAGTGAAACGCGGCGGAACCGTCTTGATGGGCGTGTTTGGCAACATATCAGTGCAGTTCCCCGAAGAACACAGCATCATCGGCAGCGTAATAGGCACGCGGGAAGCGATGATTGAAACATTGCGATTGGCTTCGATGGGCAAAATACGCGTCGACTGGAACGTATATCGCCTAAGCGAAGCCGAAGACGTGTTGATTAGGCTAAAGCAGGGCAAAATCGTGGGCCGCGCGGTGCTGGTTCCTTAA
- a CDS encoding nucleotide-binding protein, which translates to MNSEEMINKLEDLAERAIALDDLIQLEDIKRETYVLIKRYFGYDSDYLRQMGKVIFPLDEEGNKKVIEDTILRYLQITDTILSELKSSEKNENGSSRVFIVHGTDRKPVEELKEILSNVGLKPLVLEDLPGASNTIIEKLEKYSKVDFAFVILTPDDAAVPSESNLAWLTPLLSNKSGLDVSLQLATLFKRRARQNVILEFGYFIGRLKRNRVCCLYKGNIELPSDMHGICYLHFNESVNEVKDTIIGELKAANILPSYSMLS; encoded by the coding sequence ATGAACTCCGAAGAAATGATTAACAAATTGGAGGATCTTGCGGAAAGGGCGATAGCATTAGATGATTTAATCCAACTGGAAGATATTAAAAGGGAAACGTATGTTTTGATTAAGCGATATTTTGGTTATGATAGTGATTATCTTAGACAGATGGGTAAGGTAATATTTCCGCTTGACGAGGAAGGAAATAAAAAAGTAATAGAAGATACAATTCTAAGATATCTTCAAATCACTGATACTATTCTATCAGAATTAAAATCAAGTGAAAAAAATGAGAATGGATCAAGTAGAGTATTCATAGTACATGGAACAGACCGCAAACCCGTTGAGGAATTGAAAGAAATTCTTAGTAATGTTGGGCTTAAGCCTTTAGTTCTTGAAGACCTTCCGGGCGCTAGTAATACCATCATTGAGAAACTTGAGAAATACTCCAAGGTAGACTTTGCATTTGTTATATTAACACCTGATGATGCTGCGGTGCCTTCAGAATCTAACCTTGCGTGGCTAACTCCGTTATTATCTAACAAATCAGGATTAGATGTGTCCTTGCAATTAGCTACACTATTCAAGCGCAGAGCAAGGCAAAATGTTATTCTTGAATTTGGCTACTTTATAGGACGGCTTAAAAGAAACAGGGTTTGCTGTTTGTATAAGGGCAACATCGAGTTACCTTCAGACATGCATGGGATATGTTACTTACACTTCAATGAATCAGTAAATGAGGTCAAAGATACAATCATAGGGGAATTAAAAGCGGCAAATATCCTTCCATCTTATTCGATGCTTAGTTAA
- a CDS encoding VOC family protein codes for MTTNVEKAKEFYQKVTGLTATSGPYPTLMDGSQILAGLVGPRAEGAGWPSGGPEAHWIAYIGVEDVNAAAKKAEEMGGKILLPPTEVPGFGRAAVIRDPQGAAFGIFTPL; via the coding sequence ATGACAACCAATGTCGAGAAGGCCAAGGAGTTCTACCAGAAGGTCACAGGGCTGACAGCGACTTCTGGACCTTATCCAACACTTATGGATGGGTCCCAAATATTAGCTGGCTTAGTAGGACCAAGAGCGGAGGGCGCTGGGTGGCCATCCGGGGGTCCAGAGGCACATTGGATTGCCTATATTGGGGTGGAAGACGTTAATGCAGCTGCCAAAAAAGCCGAGGAGATGGGCGGTAAGATTCTGCTTCCTCCTACTGAAGTTCCAGGGTTTGGACGCGCAGCAGTCATCAGAGACCCACAAGGAGCAGCTTTTGGTATTTTCACCCCCCTTTAG